One region of Dehalococcoidia bacterium genomic DNA includes:
- a CDS encoding TetR/AcrR family transcriptional regulator, translating to MPKVSEAYLKARRDQILDAAWTCFGRRGYHETTMQDICKESGLSYGALYRYFTSKEDILRATSERAQSEALQRIAQSRDTAGEPLGALAALGARVFGSLNDPSCDAVTRVHIETLPEALRRPDLLQSLSAELNTWRSNMRALLDEAQSAGQLAPHIDTEGLAVLLICAWEGLRVHHLIDPEHFRPEPVLRAIAGLIGDKHAAASPS from the coding sequence CGAAGCTTACCTGAAGGCGCGGCGTGACCAGATCCTGGACGCGGCCTGGACCTGCTTCGGCCGCCGCGGCTATCACGAGACCACAATGCAGGACATCTGCAAGGAAAGTGGTCTCAGCTACGGCGCACTCTACCGTTACTTCACCAGCAAAGAAGACATCCTCCGCGCCACCAGCGAGCGCGCTCAGTCCGAGGCCCTCCAGCGCATCGCCCAATCGCGGGACACCGCCGGCGAGCCGCTCGGCGCCCTCGCGGCCCTGGGCGCGCGCGTCTTCGGCTCGCTCAATGACCCTTCCTGCGACGCTGTCACCCGCGTCCACATCGAGACGCTTCCCGAGGCCCTTCGCCGGCCGGACCTCCTGCAATCGCTCTCGGCCGAACTCAACACCTGGCGGTCGAACATGCGCGCCCTCCTCGATGAGGCCCAGAGCGCAGGGCAACTGGCTCCTCACATCGATACGGAAGGTCTGGCCGTCCTGCTCATCTGCGCCTGGGAAGGCCTGCGGGTCCACCACCTGATCGACCCGGAGCACTTCCGCCCCGAGCCCGTGCTGCGCGCTATCGCCGGCCTCATCGGCGACAAACACGCCGCGGCATCGCCGTCCTAG
- a CDS encoding valine--tRNA ligase has product MTAQPPTREEMPRAYNPSSVERALYERWERSGYFTPRVPSDEPGRRPFTIIMPPPNLTGELHLGHAMMDTVEDILIRWHRMKGDVTLWLPGVDHAAIAVNAIIENQLAAEGLTRHEIGREKFLERVWDFVNRSRARIFEQHKRLGISADWTRERFTMDPGPARAVRTIFKMLYDDGLIYRGNRIINWCPGCMSALSDLEVDHEDEQSFLWHVRYPLADDAGNDSGRFITIATTRPETIVADTAIAVHPGDARYSDIAGKLRARVPVIGRLVPVITDEAIDPEFGTGALKVTPGHDPVDFEIGERHSLPVVTAVGFDGRMNSEAGPLDGQERFQARRHMVALLREQGLLEKEEPYTHSVGRCDRCGTIVEPLISEQWFVAMTRPYERNGRARSLARDALRAVVEGWDGAGGRRRQIRIIPERHLGVYRNWLENIRDWCISRQIWWGHRIPVWYCDHCGKMTVAIEDPDRCEHCRSTVIRQDEDTLDTWFSSALWPFSTLGWPEDTEDLRYFYPTSVMETGYDIIFLWVARMIVMGLYAMDDVPFEYVYFHGTVRDDRGQRMSKSKGNGVDPEVLIDRYGSDALRFKLVTAGGTGNDQRLEEPRIEAARNFANKLWNASRFVLSQLEPGQKVPRPDPSRRASLPAEDRWIMSRLDRLVSETERLMARFELGEAGREMHDFLWDEFCDWYLEIAKVRLRAAAQVSPLPVLVHVLDTALRLLHPYMPYVTEEIWSGSGDLRGHLPDASEPLIMVAPFPQPSGVWRDAAAEAEMDAVMDIVRAVRNLRRERNIDAGRWIEAYIVSGDDFTPHVPAIEQLARVRPLRLVASASEAPSEGVATAVLDRATVVVPLAGLFDVAAERANLQRQAEQARAEVERLRAQLSNEGFTSRAPAAVVQDARDRLAAAESRLEVAQRRLAELG; this is encoded by the coding sequence ATGACGGCACAACCACCCACCCGCGAGGAGATGCCGAGGGCTTACAACCCCTCGAGCGTCGAGCGGGCGCTGTACGAACGATGGGAGAGGTCCGGCTACTTCACGCCGCGCGTACCATCGGACGAGCCGGGCCGGCGGCCCTTCACCATCATCATGCCGCCACCGAACCTCACCGGCGAGCTGCACCTGGGCCACGCCATGATGGACACGGTCGAGGACATCCTCATCCGCTGGCACCGCATGAAGGGCGACGTGACCCTCTGGCTGCCGGGGGTCGACCACGCCGCCATTGCCGTGAACGCGATCATCGAGAATCAGCTCGCCGCCGAGGGCCTGACCCGCCACGAGATCGGCCGCGAGAAGTTCCTGGAGCGCGTGTGGGACTTCGTGAACCGCAGCCGGGCGCGCATCTTCGAGCAGCACAAGCGCCTCGGCATCAGCGCCGATTGGACCCGGGAGCGGTTCACCATGGACCCGGGGCCGGCGCGCGCCGTCCGCACCATCTTCAAGATGCTCTACGACGACGGCCTTATCTACCGCGGCAACCGCATCATCAACTGGTGCCCCGGCTGCATGAGCGCCCTCAGCGACCTCGAGGTCGACCACGAGGACGAGCAGTCGTTCCTCTGGCACGTCCGCTACCCCCTTGCTGACGACGCCGGCAATGACAGCGGCCGCTTCATTACCATCGCCACCACCCGGCCGGAGACGATCGTGGCCGACACGGCCATAGCAGTGCATCCCGGGGACGCGCGTTATAGCGACATCGCCGGCAAGCTCCGCGCCCGCGTCCCCGTGATCGGCCGGCTTGTGCCGGTCATCACCGACGAAGCCATCGACCCCGAGTTCGGCACAGGCGCGCTCAAGGTCACGCCCGGCCACGACCCCGTGGACTTCGAGATCGGCGAGCGCCACTCTCTGCCGGTCGTCACCGCCGTCGGATTCGACGGGCGGATGAACTCCGAGGCCGGCCCGCTCGATGGCCAGGAGCGCTTCCAGGCCCGCCGCCACATGGTGGCCTTGCTCCGCGAGCAGGGACTACTGGAGAAAGAGGAGCCGTACACCCACTCCGTCGGCCGCTGCGACCGTTGCGGGACCATCGTCGAGCCTTTGATCAGTGAGCAGTGGTTCGTCGCCATGACCAGGCCCTACGAGCGGAACGGCCGGGCGCGCTCGCTCGCCCGCGACGCTCTTAGGGCCGTCGTCGAGGGCTGGGACGGTGCGGGCGGGCGGCGGAGGCAGATCCGCATCATCCCGGAAAGGCACCTGGGCGTTTACCGCAACTGGCTGGAGAACATCCGCGACTGGTGCATCAGCCGCCAGATCTGGTGGGGCCACCGTATCCCCGTCTGGTATTGCGATCACTGCGGCAAGATGACGGTCGCGATCGAGGACCCGGACCGCTGCGAGCACTGCAGGTCGACCGTCATCCGCCAGGATGAGGACACGCTCGACACCTGGTTCTCCTCGGCCCTCTGGCCGTTCTCGACCCTCGGCTGGCCGGAGGACACCGAGGACCTGCGCTACTTCTACCCGACGTCCGTCATGGAGACCGGGTACGACATCATCTTCCTCTGGGTCGCGCGCATGATCGTGATGGGCCTCTACGCCATGGACGACGTGCCCTTCGAGTACGTCTACTTCCACGGCACCGTGCGCGACGACCGTGGCCAGCGCATGAGCAAGTCCAAGGGGAACGGCGTCGACCCTGAAGTCCTGATTGACCGTTACGGCTCCGACGCGCTGCGCTTCAAGCTCGTGACCGCTGGCGGCACCGGTAACGACCAGCGCCTCGAAGAGCCCAGGATCGAAGCGGCGCGCAACTTCGCCAACAAGCTCTGGAACGCATCGCGCTTCGTCCTCAGCCAGCTCGAACCGGGGCAGAAGGTGCCGCGGCCCGACCCGTCACGCCGCGCCTCGCTGCCAGCCGAGGACCGCTGGATCATGTCTCGCCTGGACCGCCTGGTCTCGGAGACGGAGCGCCTGATGGCGCGCTTCGAGCTGGGCGAGGCCGGCCGGGAGATGCACGACTTCCTCTGGGACGAGTTCTGCGACTGGTACCTGGAGATCGCCAAGGTCCGCCTCCGCGCCGCCGCCCAGGTGTCGCCGCTCCCGGTCCTCGTCCACGTCCTCGACACTGCCCTGCGCCTCCTCCACCCCTACATGCCCTACGTCACGGAGGAGATCTGGTCCGGCAGCGGCGATCTTCGCGGACATCTGCCCGACGCCAGCGAGCCGCTGATCATGGTCGCCCCGTTCCCGCAGCCGTCCGGCGTCTGGCGCGACGCCGCCGCCGAAGCCGAGATGGATGCCGTCATGGACATCGTCCGGGCGGTCCGCAACCTGCGGCGGGAACGCAACATCGACGCCGGCCGCTGGATCGAGGCGTACATCGTCAGCGGCGACGACTTTACGCCTCACGTCCCCGCGATCGAACAGCTCGCGCGCGTGCGGCCGCTCCGCCTCGTGGCATCGGCCTCCGAAGCGCCCTCCGAGGGAGTTGCCACCGCCGTGCTCGACAGGGCAACCGTCGTCGTCCCTCTGGCCGGCCTCTTCGACGTCGCCGCCGAGCGGGCGAACCTCCAGAGGCAGGCCGAGCAGGCGCGCGCCGAGGTCGAACGCCTGCGGGCGCAGCTATCGAACGAGGGCTTCACTTCACGGGCGCCGGCGGCTGTCGT
- a CDS encoding iron-sulfur cluster assembly accessory protein, protein MISVTREAMERFRSMIEAQEDKSLVLKLYAQPVEGQVRYGMAWSEADESDVVLESDGVCLHVDELSVPFWAGAEVGYIQEELRQGFSIRNPRLMGGGCGGGGCGGGCSCGAR, encoded by the coding sequence ATGATCAGCGTCACTCGAGAAGCTATGGAGCGCTTTCGCAGCATGATCGAAGCCCAGGAGGACAAGAGCCTGGTGCTCAAGCTGTATGCGCAGCCGGTCGAGGGCCAGGTCCGCTACGGCATGGCCTGGTCTGAGGCTGACGAGAGCGACGTAGTACTCGAGAGCGATGGGGTATGCCTGCACGTCGACGAGCTCAGCGTGCCCTTCTGGGCCGGCGCCGAGGTCGGCTACATCCAGGAAGAGTTGCGCCAGGGCTTTTCGATCCGCAACCCGCGCCTCATGGGCGGCGGTTGCGGCGGTGGCGGCTGCGGCGGCGGCTGCAGTTGCGGCGCCCGCTGA